Within Protaetiibacter intestinalis, the genomic segment CGGCACGTACCGTGCGGCGCGCCCGCCGTCGCTCGGCGGGGCCACGAGATCGGATGCCGCGAGCCCCGCGGTGCCGGCCGCCACGACGCCGACGATGGTCGTCCACACGAGGGCGCGCCGGAGCGTCGAAGGGGCTCGCCGATCCGCGGTCTGCTCCTGAGGTTCCGCGGCGACGGTGGTGGTTTCGGACATCGGGCTCCCGGGCTGGCTCGACGCTACCGCACCGGGGCGCCCGCGGCACCGTGTCGCGTCAGTAGAGCAGGAAGGCCACGTCGTCGGCCGACTCGGCGTCGCCGAGCGACACCGACAGGCGGTAGGTCGCCCCGCCGGCGACGACCGGGTCGCGGTCCGAGTTGCAGGTCTCGGGCGAGGACCGCGTGCGGTCCCAGGCGAACGGGGTCGTCGTGAGCTCGACGCCCGGCTGCAGCACCTGCTCCATCGGCGTGGCGTCCGTCTGGCAGTCGGCCGAGTTCCAGATCGGGTCGGAGCCGCTGACGATCGAGTAGAGCTGCGCATCCGTGCCGACGTTGAAGGTGCACGGCGAGGTGCCGGAGTTGACGATCGTCATCGAGATCATCGGGTTCTCGCCCGCCTGGTACTCGGTCCGGTCGGTCACCGGGGTGAGGGTGATCTGCGCGGGATCGCACGCGGTCGATCCGTCGGCGGCGGGGGTGTCCGCGTCGGTCGGCTCGCCGCTCGGCGACTGCGTGCCACCGGGGCCCTTCGTGTCGTCGGCTGCCGACCCGGGCCGCACGATGAGCAGCACGATCACGACGACGACCGCGAGCAGCGCGAGCCCCACGACGACCCGCCGACGCCGGTACACCGACGCGGGAAGTCGTCCGGGCTGTTGGCTCGACATGCCGCCAGGGTAGGCCGGGAAGCGCGCGGAGGCGGTGCGCGTGCACGGCGTGTGCCGGATGGGCGGGACTCTCGGCGGATTCTTAGGGTGCGCCGTGAGTTCGCCCAACCCGGCCCCGCATCCTCGACGGCATGACAGACTCCACGGCCCCCGCGGCCGAGACGCCCACCGAGGCGCCGGCCGAGACCCCCGCCGTCGACGAGACGGCATCCGCCCCCGCATCCGCCGAGCCGGCGAAGCCCGCCCGACGCTGGAAGACCCTCACCCTCGCGATCACCGCGATCGTCGCCCTCGTGCTGGGCCTCGGCGTCGGCGGCGTGAGCGGATGGGCGATCGCCAACGCGCAGCGCCCCGGCTTCGGCAACGGGCAGTTCCCGGGCGGCGGCTTCCCGAACGACGGGCAGATGCCGGACTTCGGCGACGGCCAGGGCCCGGGCAACGGCGACATGCCCCAGCCGGGCGACGGCTCGGGCTCCGGCAACTCCTGAGCCGGCCGCGCCCTACAGCTGCTTCAGCATCCGGGTGTTGCCGAGGGTGTTCTGCTTGACGCGGGCGAGGTCGAGGAACTCGGCCACGCCGTCGTCGGGTGAGCGTACGAGCTCCGCGTAGACCTCGGGGTCGACCACCCGCTCGCCGATCGGCTCGAAGCCGTGCCCGCCGAAGAACTCGGTCTCGAAGGTCAGGCAGAACAGGCGGCTGAGCCCCAGCTCGCGCGCGTCCTGTTCGAGCTGCTCGAGGATGGCGTGTCCCACGCCGTGCTTGAGCCACGCGCCGGCCACCGCGATCGTGCGGATCTCGCCGAGGTCCTCCCAGATGACGTGCAGCGCACCGCAGCCGATGAGCTCGCCGCCCGCGGTCTCCGCGACCCGGAACTCCTGGATGTCCTCGAACAGGGTCACCCGTTCCTTGCCGAGCAGGATGCGTCGCTCGACGTACGGCTCGATGAGCCCGAGCATGCCCCGGACGTCGGCGGTGCGCGCGCGGCGCACCCGGAATCCACTGCTCACCCGCTCACCCTAGCGAGCCGGGCTCGCGGCCGCGGGACGCCTCTCCCCGCGGCCGCGAGCTCTCAGGCCGCCGCGCGTCGGCGTCCCCAGGCGAAGGCCGCCGCACCGCCGAGCACGAGCACGGCACCGAGTGCCGCGAGCACCCGGATGACCGTCTCGTCGGCGCCGGTGTCGCCCAGGGCGAGCACCCGCAGCTCCGCCTCGGCGAGCAGCGCTCCCGAGCCGTCGCGCACCTGGATGTGGTGCAGGCCCGCCTCGAGGTCGGCCGGGATGGTCACGGTGGCCGAGGCCGTCCCGGCGACGACGGATGCCGTGGCGAGAGCGCGGTAGGTGCTCGCGACGCCGATCTCGATGCTGCCCTCCTCGAGCCCCGAGACGGTGACGTGCAGCGTGCCACCGGGGGTCACGGTGCCGGCACCGAGGGTGATGACCGGCGCGTCGACGGGCCCCTCCGAGGGCTCGCCACTCGGCTCCCCCGAGGGCTCCCCGCTCGGCGCGAGCGCGAGACCGTCGAGCGCGGCCCGCAGCAGAGCGACCACGGCGTCCACGTCGTCCTGGTCTCCGCTGCCGGCGAGCACCACCTGCGCGCTCGCGACCGCGTCGTCGAGCCCGCCGAGCGAGCCCTCCGTGTAGAGCGCGCGGTCGACGCCGTCGGCCTCGTCGAGCAGCTCCTCGAGCGCGCCCGTGTCGAGCGCGGCATCCGGGATGTACCGCACGAGCCGCAGGTCGTCGAGCGTGCCCCAGGCCCCGCCGGTCGCGGAGATGTAGGCGCCGACCGTGACCGTGCCGTCGTCGCCCACCGTGAGCGGGGGCGTCGTGAAGGTGCGGTAGTCGCGCCAGCCGTAGAGCCACATCCAGGTGTCGGCGGAGTCGTCGTCCGTGTACGCCCACAGGGTGAGCGTGTCGCTGTCGCCGAGCGCGCCGCCCTGCGCGGTCGCCTGCAGCGTGTACTCGCCCGCGGGCACGCCCGTCACCGTCTGCTGCAGCTGGATCGTGAACGCGGACGCGGCCCAGAAGTCGAGCGCCTTCGTGCCCTCGTTCGTGTTCGACGTCGTCGTGATGCTCGCGGCACCGCTCGGGTTCGTGGCGAGCGACCACATGCTCGTGTCGGCGTCCTCGAAGCCGTGGTTCACGACGTAGTTCGCCTGCAGCACCGTGACGGTCGCCGTGATGGCCTCGCCGGAGGCGATCGTGCCGGGGATCGAGTAGACGCCCGGTCCGCGGATCCAGTCGACCGCGTCGCTCCACGCGACCGCCGGATGCTCGGTCGAGCCGTCGTTGTAGCCGACCTCGATCGTCGCGGGGAGCGCGATCGGCGAGCCGTCGTAGACGGTGAGGGCGACCGTCTCGATCGAGGTCGCGACGCGCTCGGTGACGGCACCCGTGCGGGCGTAGCGGAAGGTCTGCAGCGACTCGAGCGGGTGACCCGTGAAGTCGAACAGCGCCTGGTTGTCCCACGAGGAGCCGCCGTAGTAGACGCCCGCATCGACGGGGTCGTAGCTTCCCGCGTAGCTCGAGGCCCATCCGGAGCCGTACTGCTCCCACTTCTGCTGGTTGGCGGCGAGCTGGTCGGGCGTGCCGACCGGGATCCACGCGGGCTCCCAGTAGAAGACGCCGAGGCCCGCGTCGCCGACGGCGGCGACGGCCGCCATGACGTCGTGGATGAGGTCGGCCTGCCCCTGCACGGTGGCCGGGTAGTCGCCGCTGAAGTTCCCGGCGTTGACCGAGTTCTGCCATCCGTCGCCGTCGTCGAAGGTGTACACGTACGAGGTCTCGGCGACCATGACCTTCTTGTCGTAGCTGTCGGCGATCGTGCTCAGCACCGAGGTGAGGTTCTCGGGGCTGCCGTGCCAGAAGTTGTAGTACGAGCTCGCGAACACGTCGTAGTCGACGTCGTGCGCGGCGAGCTGGGCGGCGTAGCCCGTGTAGCGGTTGGGCGTCTCGGGGTTGGTGAAGTGCAGGGCCACGAGCGCGTCGGGGAACACCTCGCGCACGGCGGCGCTGCCCGCGCTGAACATGGCGGCCTTGCCGTCCCAGTCGGCGACGCCCGCGATCGTGTTGTTGGTCTCGTTGCCGATCTGCACCATGCCGACGTCGACGCCCGCATCCGCGAATGCGTCGAGGCTCGCCTCGGTGTACGCGCCGAGCGCGGTCACGAGCTGTTCGGTCGTGTAGCCCTCCCAGGCCTTCGGCACGTGCTGCTTGGCGGGGTCGGCCCAGAAGTCGGAGTAGTGGAAGTCGACGAGCACCCGCATGCCGTGCGCGGTGGCGCGTTCGCCGATCTCGACGGCGCGGGCGAGGTCGGTGGTGCCGCCGCCGTAGCCGTTGCCCTCGGCGTCGTAGGGGTCGTCCCACACGCGCACGCGCACGTAGTTGATGTCGGCGTCCTCGAGCACATCGAAGAGGTCGGCCTGGTGGCCCTCGGTGTCGTAGTAGACGACCCCGCTCTCCTCCTCCGACAGGATGCTCGAGACGTCGACCCCGTTGATGAAGTCGTCCCCGAGCCCGTCGATCCTGTCGACGAAGATGCCGGCCTCGACCGGCCCGTCGGCGGCCGCGATGGCGCTCGGGATGCCGACCAGGGCGAGCGCGACGGCGGTGACCGCGCCGATCCCCAGTCCGGTGCGGATGCTGTGTGCGTGCACTGCTGTGTGCCTCTCTGCGCGGTCGCCTCTGACCGCCTCGGGTGCTGTGACCGGTCCCAGCCACGAGGCGACTGTAACCGGTCACAGTCCGGCGCGTCAACGTGCGGGCACGAGGACGGCGGCGACGAGGTCGCTCACCCCATCTGCGAGATCCCGCTCAGGAGGTGCGGCGCGTGCGGCGGCGGTACCCGACCAGGGCTGCGCCGGCAGCCCCCAGCGCGACCGCGACGGCACCGAGCGGCCACAGCTGCGGCGCACCGGAGTCGGCGAGCGTCTCGGAAGGCGCGGGCTCCGCCGGCGGGACGACCACCGGGGCGGCCCGCAGCCAGTGCAGCAGCACACCCGACGCGCCGCCCTCCGCGATGTACTCGACCGAGTACACCTGCCCGTTGGAGGTGAACTCGTCGCCGTCGGCGAGCGCGGTGCCGTCGGGGGCCGCGAACTGGCCGGTGAACGAGACGTCGGACCCGAGGATGCGCACGAACTGTCCGGGGGTCGGCGTTCCGGCGAGACGCACGTCGAGCCGGGTCGCGCCGACCGTGATCGCCTGGCCGCTCCCGTAGACGTAGTCGGAGTCGTTCGTCGGCGCATCCCAGTCGACCTGGAACGTGCCGCCCGTCCACGTCGACGTCCCCCACAGCTCGACCATGCCGATCCCCGCGCCCGACGAGGGGCCGGGGCTCACCACGCCGGTGCCCACGAGGTTGAGCTCGTGCACGACGGCCGCACCGGAGGCGGTGCCGCCGGTGAAGGTGCCGCCCGTCACCGCGAAGTCCTTGCCGCCCAGGTTCGGGGTGCCGACGACGGCGAGCTCACCCGCCGCCACGAGCAGCCCCCGCGGCTGGCCGGCGCACGTGCCAACCCCGCCACCGCCTCCGAGCAGCTGCAGCACGCCCGTGCCCTGCTTCTCGATGCAGCCGGTGCCGCCCGCGTCGAGGTTGCCGGCCGCCTCGACGGTCATCGTGCCGTCCACGGTCAGCCGCAGGAAGGTGCTGGGATCGCTGCCGACCGCCGAGGGCAGCTGCAGCGTCGAACCCGACTCGACGAACCAGGCCTGCGATCCGACCGACGTCAGCTGAGGCTCGATGCGGGCGGTCGACCCGCCGGACACCTCGATGCCGCCGCTCAGGGTGATCGCCCCGCCGCCGTTCGCGACCTCGTGCGTCGTCGGGAACAGGAACCAGCCGAAGCCGAGGTCGCCGAGGTCGTAGGTCGAGCGCGGACCGCCGTCGAAGGTCACGTCATCGCCCGCGATCGGCACCCCGCCCGTCCAGGTGGCCGTCGACCACCAGGAGTCGCCCGCCTGCGTCCAGGTGCGAGTGGCCGCGAACGCGGGCTGTGCGACCACGAGGGTCAGGACGGCCGCGCCGCCGACGGCGAGCGCGAGGGAAGGACGCAGGCGCATGGCAGCTCCGTTCGGGTGGGCGTCGCGCGCGAGCGCGATTTCGGGCGCGTCCAGCGTAGGGGTCGCGGGACCCGGGAGGAATGGGGGGATGCGCTTATCCCGCGCAACGGCGACGGGGCGGGAGCACCGCTCCCGCCCCGTGTGCGCTTCCGTGTCCGCTCAGTCGGTCGGCTCGTCCGCCTCGATCACGCCGGATGCGGCACCGACGCCCGCCGGCAGCTCGCGGCCCGGCTGGCGACCCGTCGTGAAGACGAACTCCCCGTCGACCAGGTCGACGTGCACGTGATCGCCCGCGTCGAGGCGGCCGTGCAGGATCTCCTCGGAGAGCCTGTCCTCGATCTCGTGCTGCACCGCGCGGCGCAGCGGCCGGGCGCCGAGGGTCGGCTCCCAGCCGAGCTCGATCAGGCGGACCTTCGCGGCATCCGTGATCTCGATCGTCATGTCGCGGTCGAGCAGACGCTCCGAGAGGCGCTTGACGAACAGCTCGACGATCTGACGCAGCTCGTCCTGCGAGAGCTGCGGGAACACGATCGTCTCGTCGACGCGGTTCAGGAACTCCGGCTTGAAGTGCTTCTTGAGCTCCTCGACCACCTTCGCCCGCATCGCCCGGTACGAGTTCTCGGCGTTGCCCTCGATCGTGAAGCCGACCGGGCCACCCGTGATGTCCTTCGTGCCGAGGTTGGTCGTCATGATGATGACGGTGTTCTTGAAGTCGACGACGCGACCCTGACCATCCGTCAGACGACCCTCCTCGAGGATCTGCAGCAGCGAGTTGAAGATGTCGGGGTGCGCCTTCTCGATCTCGTCGAAGAGCACCACGCTGAACGGCTTGCGGCGCACCTTCTCGGTGAGCTGGCCGCCCTCCTCGAAGCCGACGAAGCCGGGAGGGGCGCCGAACAGCCGCGACACGGTGTGCTTCTCGCCGTACTCGCTCATGTCGAGCGAGATCAGGGCACCCTCGTCGTCGAACAGGAACTCCGCGAGCGCCTTGGCGAGCTCGGTCTTGCCGACGCCCGTCGGGCCGGCGAAGATGAACGACCCCGAGGGGCGCTTCGGGTCCTTGAGGCCGGCGCGCGTGCGACGGATGGTCTTGGCGAGCACCGAGATGGCCTCCTCCTGACCGATGACCCGCTGGTGCAGGGCCTGCTCCATGAAGATGAGCCGAGCCGACTCCTCCTCGGTGAGCTTGAACACCGGGATGCCGGTGGCGGCCGCGAGCACCTCCGCGATGACGCCCTCGTCGACGGTGCCGGATGCGGCCACGTCGCCCGAACGCCACTGCTTCTCGAGGCGCAGGCGCTCGCCGAGCAGCTTCTTCTCCTCGTCGCGCTTGAGGGCGGCGAGCTCGAAGTCCTGGTCCTCGATGGCGCCCTCCTTCTCGGCGCGCACCGCGGCGATGCGCTCGTCGAACTCGCGCAGCTCGGGCGGGGCCGAGAGGATGCTGAGGCGCAGACGCGCGCCCGCCTCGTCGATCAGGTCGATGGCCTTGTCGGGCAGGAAGCGGTCCTGCACGTAGCGGTCGGCGAGGTTCGCGGCGGCGACGATCGCGCCGTCCGTGATCGACACCTTGTGGAAGGCCTCGTACTTGTCGCGCAGGCCCTTGAGGATGTTGATCGTCATGGGCAGCGAGGGCTCGGCCACCTGCACCGGCTGGAAGCGGCGCTCGAGCGCGGCATCCTTCTCGAAGTGCTTGCGGTACTCGTCGAGCGTCGTCGCGCCGATGGTCTGCAGCTCGCCGCGGGCGAGCAGCGGCTTCAGGATGTTGGCCGCGTCGATCGCGCCCTCGGCGGCACCCGCGCCGACGAGGGTGTGGATCTCGTCGATGAAGGTGATGATGTCGCCGCGCGTGCGGATCTCCTTGGTGACCTTCTTGAGGCGCTCCTCGAAGTCGCCGCGGTAGCGCGAGCCGGCGATCAGGCTGCCGAGGTCGAGCGTGTAGAGCTGCTTGTCGCGCAGGGTCTCGGGCACCTCGCCGCGCACGATCGCCTGGGCGAGGCCCTCGACGACGGCGGTCTTGCCGACGCCGGGCTCGCCGATCAGCACGGGGTTGTTCTTGGAGCGGCGGGAGAGGATCTGCATGACCCGCTCCATCTCCTTCTCGCGCCCGATGACGGGGTCGAGCTTGCCCTCGCGGGCGGCCTGGGTGAGGTTGCGGCCGAACTGGTCGAGGATCTGGCTGCCCTTGTCGGGGCTCGCCTCCTGCGCACCGGTGGCGACCTGCTCCTTGCCCTGGTATCCGGACAGCAGCTGGATGACCTGCTGGCGCACGCGGTTGAGGTCGGCGCCGAGCTTCACGAGCACCTGGGCCGCGACGCCCTCGCCCTCGCGGATGAGGCCGAGCAGGATGTGCTCGGTGCCGATGTAGCTGTGGCCGAGCTGCAGCGCCTCGCGCAGGCTCAGCTCGAGCACCTTCTTGGCGCGCGGGGTGAAGGGGATGTGGCCGGTCGGCTGCTGCTGACCCTGGCCGATGATGTCCTGC encodes:
- a CDS encoding amino-acid N-acetyltransferase, giving the protein MLGLIEPYVERRILLGKERVTLFEDIQEFRVAETAGGELIGCGALHVIWEDLGEIRTIAVAGAWLKHGVGHAILEQLEQDARELGLSRLFCLTFETEFFGGHGFEPIGERVVDPEVYAELVRSPDDGVAEFLDLARVKQNTLGNTRMLKQL
- a CDS encoding glycosyl hydrolase 53 family protein, producing the protein MHAHSIRTGLGIGAVTAVALALVGIPSAIAAADGPVEAGIFVDRIDGLGDDFINGVDVSSILSEEESGVVYYDTEGHQADLFDVLEDADINYVRVRVWDDPYDAEGNGYGGGTTDLARAVEIGERATAHGMRVLVDFHYSDFWADPAKQHVPKAWEGYTTEQLVTALGAYTEASLDAFADAGVDVGMVQIGNETNNTIAGVADWDGKAAMFSAGSAAVREVFPDALVALHFTNPETPNRYTGYAAQLAAHDVDYDVFASSYYNFWHGSPENLTSVLSTIADSYDKKVMVAETSYVYTFDDGDGWQNSVNAGNFSGDYPATVQGQADLIHDVMAAVAAVGDAGLGVFYWEPAWIPVGTPDQLAANQQKWEQYGSGWASSYAGSYDPVDAGVYYGGSSWDNQALFDFTGHPLESLQTFRYARTGAVTERVATSIETVALTVYDGSPIALPATIEVGYNDGSTEHPAVAWSDAVDWIRGPGVYSIPGTIASGEAITATVTVLQANYVVNHGFEDADTSMWSLATNPSGAASITTTSNTNEGTKALDFWAASAFTIQLQQTVTGVPAGEYTLQATAQGGALGDSDTLTLWAYTDDDSADTWMWLYGWRDYRTFTTPPLTVGDDGTVTVGAYISATGGAWGTLDDLRLVRYIPDAALDTGALEELLDEADGVDRALYTEGSLGGLDDAVASAQVVLAGSGDQDDVDAVVALLRAALDGLALAPSGEPSGEPSGEPSEGPVDAPVITLGAGTVTPGGTLHVTVSGLEEGSIEIGVASTYRALATASVVAGTASATVTIPADLEAGLHHIQVRDGSGALLAEAELRVLALGDTGADETVIRVLAALGAVLVLGGAAAFAWGRRRAAA
- a CDS encoding ATP-dependent Clp protease ATP-binding subunit — encoded protein: MFERFTDRARRVVVLAQEEAKMLNHNYIGTEHILLGLIHEGEGVAAKALESLGISLDAVREQVQDIIGQGQQQPTGHIPFTPRAKKVLELSLREALQLGHSYIGTEHILLGLIREGEGVAAQVLVKLGADLNRVRQQVIQLLSGYQGKEQVATGAQEASPDKGSQILDQFGRNLTQAAREGKLDPVIGREKEMERVMQILSRRSKNNPVLIGEPGVGKTAVVEGLAQAIVRGEVPETLRDKQLYTLDLGSLIAGSRYRGDFEERLKKVTKEIRTRGDIITFIDEIHTLVGAGAAEGAIDAANILKPLLARGELQTIGATTLDEYRKHFEKDAALERRFQPVQVAEPSLPMTINILKGLRDKYEAFHKVSITDGAIVAAANLADRYVQDRFLPDKAIDLIDEAGARLRLSILSAPPELREFDERIAAVRAEKEGAIEDQDFELAALKRDEEKKLLGERLRLEKQWRSGDVAASGTVDEGVIAEVLAAATGIPVFKLTEEESARLIFMEQALHQRVIGQEEAISVLAKTIRRTRAGLKDPKRPSGSFIFAGPTGVGKTELAKALAEFLFDDEGALISLDMSEYGEKHTVSRLFGAPPGFVGFEEGGQLTEKVRRKPFSVVLFDEIEKAHPDIFNSLLQILEEGRLTDGQGRVVDFKNTVIIMTTNLGTKDITGGPVGFTIEGNAENSYRAMRAKVVEELKKHFKPEFLNRVDETIVFPQLSQDELRQIVELFVKRLSERLLDRDMTIEITDAAKVRLIELGWEPTLGARPLRRAVQHEIEDRLSEEILHGRLDAGDHVHVDLVDGEFVFTTGRQPGRELPAGVGAASGVIEADEPTD